In Panthera leo isolate Ple1 chromosome E3, P.leo_Ple1_pat1.1, whole genome shotgun sequence, a genomic segment contains:
- the AP5Z1 gene encoding AP-5 complex subunit zeta-1 isoform X1 → MGISSRARAALSMAQGSTSGGWPRSLLRDIRDEELKKFCSRVVNLLQKEELGPDAVDALQRLFLIVSATKYKRKLEDTCVHLLQTTLCSPKCPEQLQLLCASILREMSPRDDLSLSCDHVQSARQLSLVASVLLAQGDPKGEVRSVGQRVFKILESRQPEGPSPRHLLPVVSKITHLAPHTLHEDQTNQLSKRLVDWLRYASVQQGVAHTSGGFFSTPRARQPGPVTEVDGAVATDFFTVLSTGQHFTEDQWLNVQAFSMLRAWLLHSDPEGPSAPDADDRSELEGSTLSVLSAGSTAGRLLPPRERLREKAFEYCQRLAEQSTRRALRKGDSDLQKACLVEAVLVLDVLCRQDPSFLYRTLSCLKALHARLCGDPARVRTLLPVAQFFLNHGEAAAVDSEAILRHLLTRTPSEFFHSPMLAFELTCFCRDNLPLFGRNLDILKRSFPNLFKLLAWNSPPLTAEFVALLPSLVDADTAVEVLHALLDLPCLTAALDLQLRLSPATSERPLWDPSLKIPSCLEASRDPQFQGLLQHLLRATASGTTERLGPLHRLLQPLASCARVVQCAQAVPTLLEAFFSAVTRFADGALTKQLALLLLERSDSLFQVPQYEAHVHRVLSSRFLALCALHPSLVVELAKELLEFVGSVSGIQGRGAMLASVVWAIGEYLSVSWDRRCTVEQINRFFEALEAVLFEVTQSRPSAALPRCPPQVVTVLMTTLTKLASRSQDLIPRVSLFLSKMRTPAQSPAPSSTSCEEDAGAVRTRAAELLTLLKMPSVAQFVLTPSTEVSEPRYHRDANTALPLALRTVSRLVEKETGLLPG, encoded by the exons ATGGGCATTTCCTCCCGTGCGAGAGCTGCTCTGTCCATGGCTCAGGGCAGCACATCAGGTGGCTGGCCTCGCTCTCTGCTCAGGGACATCCGGGACGAGGAGCTGAAGAAGTTCTGTTCCCGGGTCGTTAACCTGCTGCAGAAGGAGGAGCTGGGGCCCGACGCCGTGGACGCCCTGCAGAGGCTCTTCCTCATCGTGTCAGCCACAAAATACAAGAGGAA gctggAGGACACCTGCGTGCACCTGCTGCAGACCACCCTGTGCTCGCCCAAGTGCCCCGAGCAGCTCCAGCTCCTGTGCGCTTCCATCCTGAGAGAGATGTCGCCCCGCGACGACCTGAGCCTGTCCTGTGACCACGTCCAGAGTGCCCGGCAGCTGAGTCTGGTGGCCTCTGTGCTCTTGGCCCAG GGTGACCCGAAGGGGGAGGTCAGGAGCGTGGGCCAGCGCGTCTTCAAGATCCTCGAGAGCCGGCAGCCCGAGGGGCCCAGTCCCAGGCACCTGCTTCCCGTCGTGTCCAAGATCACCCACCTCGCCCCGCACACCCTCCACGAAG ACCAGACCAACCAGCTCAGCAAGCGGCTGGTGGACTGGCTCCGCTACGCCAGCGTCCAGCAAGGGGTGGCGCACACTTCCGGAGGCTTCTTCTCCACACCCAGAGCCCGGCAG CCCGGCCCGGTCACCGAGGTGGATGGGGCGGTGGCCACGGATTTCTTCACGGTGCTGTCCACGGGCCAGCACTTCACAGAGGACCAGTGGCTGAACGTGCAGGCCTTCTCCATGCTGCGGGCCTGGCTGCTGCACAGCGACCCCGAGGGCCCCAGCGCCCCGGACGCAG ACGACAGGTCGGAGCTGGAGGGCTCGACGCTGTCCGTGCTGTCGGCCGGCTCCACCGCCGGCCGCCTGCTGCCCCCGCGGGAGCGGCTGCGGGAGAAAGCCTTCGAGTACTGCCAGCGCCTGGCGGAGCAGAGCACGCGGC GAGCCCTGAGGAAGGGGGACTCAGACCTGCAGAAAGCT TGCCTGGTGGAGGCCGTGCTGGTGCTGGACGTGCTCTGCAGGCAGGACCCCTCCTTCCTGTACCGCACCCTGTCCTGCCTGAAGGCCCTGCACGCGCGCCTCTGCGGGGACCCGGCGCGGGTGCGGACGCTGCTGCCCGTCGCGCAGTTCTTCCTGAACCACG GGGAGGCGGCCGCGGTGGACTCGGAAGCCATCCTCCGGCACCTGCTCACCAGGACCCCCTCCGAGTTCTTCCACAGCCCCATGCTGGCCTTCGAGCTCACGTGCTTCTGCAGAGACAACCTTCCCCTGTTTGGCAGGAACCTGGACATTCTCAAACGGAGCTTCCCCAACCTCTTCAAG CTCCTGGCCTGGAACAGCCCGCCGCTCACGGCCGAGTTTGTGGCTCTGCTGCCGTCGCTGGTGGACGCGGACACAGCCGTGGAGGTGCTTCATGCGCTGCTGGACCTGCCCTGTCTGACTGCGGCCTTGgaccttcagctcag GTTGTCGCCAGCCACATCCGAGAGGCCGCTGTGGGACCCCTCCCTCAAGATCCCCAGCTGCCTGGAGGCCTCCCGGGACCCCCAGTTCCAGGGTCTTCTCCAGCACCTGTTGCGTGCCACGGCCAGCGGGACCACGGAGAG GTTGGGGCCCCTCCACCGGCTGCTGCAGCCCCTGGCCAGCTGCGCCCGTGTGGTCCAGTGCGCCCAGGCCGTGCCCACCTTGCTTGAGGCCTTCTTCTCAGCGGTGACCCGG ttTGCCGACGGGGCCCTGACCAAACAGCTGGCGctgctgctcctggagagaagcgACTCCCTCTTTCAGGTGCCGCAGTACGAGGCCCATGTGCACAG GGTGCTGAGCTCGCGGTTCCTGGCCCTGTGCGCGCTGCACCCGTCGCTGGTGGTGGAGCTGGCGAAGGAGCTGCTGGAGTTCGTGGGGAGCGTGAGCGGGATCCAGGGCCGAGGGGCCATGCTCGCCTCCGTG GTGTGGGCCATCGGCGAGTACCTGTCCGTGTCGTGGGACCGGCGGTGCACCGTGGAGCAGATCAACAGGTTCTTCGAGGCCCTGGAGGCCGTGCTGTTCGAGGTCACCCAGTCCCGCCCGTCGGCCGCCCTCCCCAGGTGTCCCCCGCAGGTCGTCACCGTGCTCATGACCACGCTGACCAAGCTGGCCTCCCGGAGCCAAGACCTGATCCCCAG GGTCTCTCTGTTCCTGTCGAAGATGAGGACCCCGGCCCAGAGCCCAGCCCCGAGCTCCACGAGCTGCGAGGAGGACGCGGGAGCCGTGCGCACGCGGGCCGCTGAGCTGCTGACCCTGCTGAAGATGCCCAGCGTGGCCCAGTTCGTGCTCACGCCCAGCACGGAGGTGTCCGAGCCCCGCTACCACCGCGACGCCAACACggccctgcccctggccctgcGCACCGTCAGCCGCCTGGTGGAGAAGGAGACCGGCCTCCTGCCGGGGTGA
- the AP5Z1 gene encoding AP-5 complex subunit zeta-1 isoform X2, which yields MFTAGAESLLHQARDIRDEELKKFCSRVVNLLQKEELGPDAVDALQRLFLIVSATKYKRKLEDTCVHLLQTTLCSPKCPEQLQLLCASILREMSPRDDLSLSCDHVQSARQLSLVASVLLAQGDPKGEVRSVGQRVFKILESRQPEGPSPRHLLPVVSKITHLAPHTLHEDQTNQLSKRLVDWLRYASVQQGVAHTSGGFFSTPRARQPGPVTEVDGAVATDFFTVLSTGQHFTEDQWLNVQAFSMLRAWLLHSDPEGPSAPDADDRSELEGSTLSVLSAGSTAGRLLPPRERLREKAFEYCQRLAEQSTRRALRKGDSDLQKACLVEAVLVLDVLCRQDPSFLYRTLSCLKALHARLCGDPARVRTLLPVAQFFLNHGEAAAVDSEAILRHLLTRTPSEFFHSPMLAFELTCFCRDNLPLFGRNLDILKRSFPNLFKLLAWNSPPLTAEFVALLPSLVDADTAVEVLHALLDLPCLTAALDLQLRLSPATSERPLWDPSLKIPSCLEASRDPQFQGLLQHLLRATASGTTERLGPLHRLLQPLASCARVVQCAQAVPTLLEAFFSAVTRFADGALTKQLALLLLERSDSLFQVPQYEAHVHRVLSSRFLALCALHPSLVVELAKELLEFVGSVSGIQGRGAMLASVVWAIGEYLSVSWDRRCTVEQINRFFEALEAVLFEVTQSRPSAALPRCPPQVVTVLMTTLTKLASRSQDLIPRVSLFLSKMRTPAQSPAPSSTSCEEDAGAVRTRAAELLTLLKMPSVAQFVLTPSTEVSEPRYHRDANTALPLALRTVSRLVEKETGLLPG from the exons ATGTTCACGGCGGGGGCCGAGAGTCTGCTCCACCAGGCCAG GGACATCCGGGACGAGGAGCTGAAGAAGTTCTGTTCCCGGGTCGTTAACCTGCTGCAGAAGGAGGAGCTGGGGCCCGACGCCGTGGACGCCCTGCAGAGGCTCTTCCTCATCGTGTCAGCCACAAAATACAAGAGGAA gctggAGGACACCTGCGTGCACCTGCTGCAGACCACCCTGTGCTCGCCCAAGTGCCCCGAGCAGCTCCAGCTCCTGTGCGCTTCCATCCTGAGAGAGATGTCGCCCCGCGACGACCTGAGCCTGTCCTGTGACCACGTCCAGAGTGCCCGGCAGCTGAGTCTGGTGGCCTCTGTGCTCTTGGCCCAG GGTGACCCGAAGGGGGAGGTCAGGAGCGTGGGCCAGCGCGTCTTCAAGATCCTCGAGAGCCGGCAGCCCGAGGGGCCCAGTCCCAGGCACCTGCTTCCCGTCGTGTCCAAGATCACCCACCTCGCCCCGCACACCCTCCACGAAG ACCAGACCAACCAGCTCAGCAAGCGGCTGGTGGACTGGCTCCGCTACGCCAGCGTCCAGCAAGGGGTGGCGCACACTTCCGGAGGCTTCTTCTCCACACCCAGAGCCCGGCAG CCCGGCCCGGTCACCGAGGTGGATGGGGCGGTGGCCACGGATTTCTTCACGGTGCTGTCCACGGGCCAGCACTTCACAGAGGACCAGTGGCTGAACGTGCAGGCCTTCTCCATGCTGCGGGCCTGGCTGCTGCACAGCGACCCCGAGGGCCCCAGCGCCCCGGACGCAG ACGACAGGTCGGAGCTGGAGGGCTCGACGCTGTCCGTGCTGTCGGCCGGCTCCACCGCCGGCCGCCTGCTGCCCCCGCGGGAGCGGCTGCGGGAGAAAGCCTTCGAGTACTGCCAGCGCCTGGCGGAGCAGAGCACGCGGC GAGCCCTGAGGAAGGGGGACTCAGACCTGCAGAAAGCT TGCCTGGTGGAGGCCGTGCTGGTGCTGGACGTGCTCTGCAGGCAGGACCCCTCCTTCCTGTACCGCACCCTGTCCTGCCTGAAGGCCCTGCACGCGCGCCTCTGCGGGGACCCGGCGCGGGTGCGGACGCTGCTGCCCGTCGCGCAGTTCTTCCTGAACCACG GGGAGGCGGCCGCGGTGGACTCGGAAGCCATCCTCCGGCACCTGCTCACCAGGACCCCCTCCGAGTTCTTCCACAGCCCCATGCTGGCCTTCGAGCTCACGTGCTTCTGCAGAGACAACCTTCCCCTGTTTGGCAGGAACCTGGACATTCTCAAACGGAGCTTCCCCAACCTCTTCAAG CTCCTGGCCTGGAACAGCCCGCCGCTCACGGCCGAGTTTGTGGCTCTGCTGCCGTCGCTGGTGGACGCGGACACAGCCGTGGAGGTGCTTCATGCGCTGCTGGACCTGCCCTGTCTGACTGCGGCCTTGgaccttcagctcag GTTGTCGCCAGCCACATCCGAGAGGCCGCTGTGGGACCCCTCCCTCAAGATCCCCAGCTGCCTGGAGGCCTCCCGGGACCCCCAGTTCCAGGGTCTTCTCCAGCACCTGTTGCGTGCCACGGCCAGCGGGACCACGGAGAG GTTGGGGCCCCTCCACCGGCTGCTGCAGCCCCTGGCCAGCTGCGCCCGTGTGGTCCAGTGCGCCCAGGCCGTGCCCACCTTGCTTGAGGCCTTCTTCTCAGCGGTGACCCGG ttTGCCGACGGGGCCCTGACCAAACAGCTGGCGctgctgctcctggagagaagcgACTCCCTCTTTCAGGTGCCGCAGTACGAGGCCCATGTGCACAG GGTGCTGAGCTCGCGGTTCCTGGCCCTGTGCGCGCTGCACCCGTCGCTGGTGGTGGAGCTGGCGAAGGAGCTGCTGGAGTTCGTGGGGAGCGTGAGCGGGATCCAGGGCCGAGGGGCCATGCTCGCCTCCGTG GTGTGGGCCATCGGCGAGTACCTGTCCGTGTCGTGGGACCGGCGGTGCACCGTGGAGCAGATCAACAGGTTCTTCGAGGCCCTGGAGGCCGTGCTGTTCGAGGTCACCCAGTCCCGCCCGTCGGCCGCCCTCCCCAGGTGTCCCCCGCAGGTCGTCACCGTGCTCATGACCACGCTGACCAAGCTGGCCTCCCGGAGCCAAGACCTGATCCCCAG GGTCTCTCTGTTCCTGTCGAAGATGAGGACCCCGGCCCAGAGCCCAGCCCCGAGCTCCACGAGCTGCGAGGAGGACGCGGGAGCCGTGCGCACGCGGGCCGCTGAGCTGCTGACCCTGCTGAAGATGCCCAGCGTGGCCCAGTTCGTGCTCACGCCCAGCACGGAGGTGTCCGAGCCCCGCTACCACCGCGACGCCAACACggccctgcccctggccctgcGCACCGTCAGCCGCCTGGTGGAGAAGGAGACCGGCCTCCTGCCGGGGTGA
- the AP5Z1 gene encoding AP-5 complex subunit zeta-1 isoform X3: protein MWDIRDEELKKFCSRVVNLLQKEELGPDAVDALQRLFLIVSATKYKRKLEDTCVHLLQTTLCSPKCPEQLQLLCASILREMSPRDDLSLSCDHVQSARQLSLVASVLLAQGDPKGEVRSVGQRVFKILESRQPEGPSPRHLLPVVSKITHLAPHTLHEDQTNQLSKRLVDWLRYASVQQGVAHTSGGFFSTPRARQPGPVTEVDGAVATDFFTVLSTGQHFTEDQWLNVQAFSMLRAWLLHSDPEGPSAPDADDRSELEGSTLSVLSAGSTAGRLLPPRERLREKAFEYCQRLAEQSTRRALRKGDSDLQKACLVEAVLVLDVLCRQDPSFLYRTLSCLKALHARLCGDPARVRTLLPVAQFFLNHGEAAAVDSEAILRHLLTRTPSEFFHSPMLAFELTCFCRDNLPLFGRNLDILKRSFPNLFKLLAWNSPPLTAEFVALLPSLVDADTAVEVLHALLDLPCLTAALDLQLRLSPATSERPLWDPSLKIPSCLEASRDPQFQGLLQHLLRATASGTTERLGPLHRLLQPLASCARVVQCAQAVPTLLEAFFSAVTRFADGALTKQLALLLLERSDSLFQVPQYEAHVHRVLSSRFLALCALHPSLVVELAKELLEFVGSVSGIQGRGAMLASVVWAIGEYLSVSWDRRCTVEQINRFFEALEAVLFEVTQSRPSAALPRCPPQVVTVLMTTLTKLASRSQDLIPRVSLFLSKMRTPAQSPAPSSTSCEEDAGAVRTRAAELLTLLKMPSVAQFVLTPSTEVSEPRYHRDANTALPLALRTVSRLVEKETGLLPG, encoded by the exons ATGTG GGACATCCGGGACGAGGAGCTGAAGAAGTTCTGTTCCCGGGTCGTTAACCTGCTGCAGAAGGAGGAGCTGGGGCCCGACGCCGTGGACGCCCTGCAGAGGCTCTTCCTCATCGTGTCAGCCACAAAATACAAGAGGAA gctggAGGACACCTGCGTGCACCTGCTGCAGACCACCCTGTGCTCGCCCAAGTGCCCCGAGCAGCTCCAGCTCCTGTGCGCTTCCATCCTGAGAGAGATGTCGCCCCGCGACGACCTGAGCCTGTCCTGTGACCACGTCCAGAGTGCCCGGCAGCTGAGTCTGGTGGCCTCTGTGCTCTTGGCCCAG GGTGACCCGAAGGGGGAGGTCAGGAGCGTGGGCCAGCGCGTCTTCAAGATCCTCGAGAGCCGGCAGCCCGAGGGGCCCAGTCCCAGGCACCTGCTTCCCGTCGTGTCCAAGATCACCCACCTCGCCCCGCACACCCTCCACGAAG ACCAGACCAACCAGCTCAGCAAGCGGCTGGTGGACTGGCTCCGCTACGCCAGCGTCCAGCAAGGGGTGGCGCACACTTCCGGAGGCTTCTTCTCCACACCCAGAGCCCGGCAG CCCGGCCCGGTCACCGAGGTGGATGGGGCGGTGGCCACGGATTTCTTCACGGTGCTGTCCACGGGCCAGCACTTCACAGAGGACCAGTGGCTGAACGTGCAGGCCTTCTCCATGCTGCGGGCCTGGCTGCTGCACAGCGACCCCGAGGGCCCCAGCGCCCCGGACGCAG ACGACAGGTCGGAGCTGGAGGGCTCGACGCTGTCCGTGCTGTCGGCCGGCTCCACCGCCGGCCGCCTGCTGCCCCCGCGGGAGCGGCTGCGGGAGAAAGCCTTCGAGTACTGCCAGCGCCTGGCGGAGCAGAGCACGCGGC GAGCCCTGAGGAAGGGGGACTCAGACCTGCAGAAAGCT TGCCTGGTGGAGGCCGTGCTGGTGCTGGACGTGCTCTGCAGGCAGGACCCCTCCTTCCTGTACCGCACCCTGTCCTGCCTGAAGGCCCTGCACGCGCGCCTCTGCGGGGACCCGGCGCGGGTGCGGACGCTGCTGCCCGTCGCGCAGTTCTTCCTGAACCACG GGGAGGCGGCCGCGGTGGACTCGGAAGCCATCCTCCGGCACCTGCTCACCAGGACCCCCTCCGAGTTCTTCCACAGCCCCATGCTGGCCTTCGAGCTCACGTGCTTCTGCAGAGACAACCTTCCCCTGTTTGGCAGGAACCTGGACATTCTCAAACGGAGCTTCCCCAACCTCTTCAAG CTCCTGGCCTGGAACAGCCCGCCGCTCACGGCCGAGTTTGTGGCTCTGCTGCCGTCGCTGGTGGACGCGGACACAGCCGTGGAGGTGCTTCATGCGCTGCTGGACCTGCCCTGTCTGACTGCGGCCTTGgaccttcagctcag GTTGTCGCCAGCCACATCCGAGAGGCCGCTGTGGGACCCCTCCCTCAAGATCCCCAGCTGCCTGGAGGCCTCCCGGGACCCCCAGTTCCAGGGTCTTCTCCAGCACCTGTTGCGTGCCACGGCCAGCGGGACCACGGAGAG GTTGGGGCCCCTCCACCGGCTGCTGCAGCCCCTGGCCAGCTGCGCCCGTGTGGTCCAGTGCGCCCAGGCCGTGCCCACCTTGCTTGAGGCCTTCTTCTCAGCGGTGACCCGG ttTGCCGACGGGGCCCTGACCAAACAGCTGGCGctgctgctcctggagagaagcgACTCCCTCTTTCAGGTGCCGCAGTACGAGGCCCATGTGCACAG GGTGCTGAGCTCGCGGTTCCTGGCCCTGTGCGCGCTGCACCCGTCGCTGGTGGTGGAGCTGGCGAAGGAGCTGCTGGAGTTCGTGGGGAGCGTGAGCGGGATCCAGGGCCGAGGGGCCATGCTCGCCTCCGTG GTGTGGGCCATCGGCGAGTACCTGTCCGTGTCGTGGGACCGGCGGTGCACCGTGGAGCAGATCAACAGGTTCTTCGAGGCCCTGGAGGCCGTGCTGTTCGAGGTCACCCAGTCCCGCCCGTCGGCCGCCCTCCCCAGGTGTCCCCCGCAGGTCGTCACCGTGCTCATGACCACGCTGACCAAGCTGGCCTCCCGGAGCCAAGACCTGATCCCCAG GGTCTCTCTGTTCCTGTCGAAGATGAGGACCCCGGCCCAGAGCCCAGCCCCGAGCTCCACGAGCTGCGAGGAGGACGCGGGAGCCGTGCGCACGCGGGCCGCTGAGCTGCTGACCCTGCTGAAGATGCCCAGCGTGGCCCAGTTCGTGCTCACGCCCAGCACGGAGGTGTCCGAGCCCCGCTACCACCGCGACGCCAACACggccctgcccctggccctgcGCACCGTCAGCCGCCTGGTGGAGAAGGAGACCGGCCTCCTGCCGGGGTGA